CTTAATGGCCACCAGTGTGTTGACCTTGACGAGCTCAACGAAAAGATTGTGGGCTTCGTCGACGCAATCAACACGTCCGTGCCGTTTCGCAGCCAGCAGTCAAGCCGGAGGGATCTCTTTGAAGAGCACGAACAGCATCTGCTTGCGGATCTGCCGGCAACCCCGTGGCAACACACTGAGTGGAAACGGGCAAAAGTGGCCCCGGATTTCCATGTCACGGTTGCAACAGTGCGTTACTCCGTTCCGCACCAGCTTGTTGGCCGCACTGTCGATGTGCGCATCACCGGCCAGATGTTGACCGTCTTTGACCAAGGGGCAACCGTGGCAACCCACCGGGTTTCACATAAGCGTGGGGCCTATGTCACTGACTACGAGCACATTCCATCTGGAATGGACTCCACCCGTGGACTGTGGACAAGCGACTACTTTTATCGCGAAGCCAGCAAAGTTGGCCCGGCAACACGCAAGGTCATCGAAGAACTCATCACGGCGAAAGCCATCCCGGCCCAGGCATACCAGTCCTGCCGAAACGTGCTGTCAATGGGCAAACATGCCAACAAACCAATCCTGGAAGAAGCATGCCAACGCCTGATAGCCAACGACGGCAGCCGACGGGCAGTGTCATATACCGCAGTCAAAAACATGATGGCCGCTGTCCGCAAGGAACACGCAACCCGACCACGCGGGTTTGACCAGCCCCCGCGCAGCACCACAACCAACCAACCCGCCCGACCTGTAGCCGCTGACCGGGACACCACCGGCGCGTTCCTTGGCGGTGCAGACCAGTTCAGCATGGACAACCTCGCTAAGAAAGGAAACTAAAACCCATGTCCTCACCAACCCCGCCAACAGATCGCTTCCTTGACGAATCCGTCCTGGCCGACTTCACCGCACTGCGGATGACTGCCTTCGGCAGAAGCGTCATCGATATCGCCAACGATCCCGCCTTCGACACGTGGACGTTTTCCCAAAAGGTGCTYTACGCACTCGATAAAGAAGTCGCAGCCAGGCGTGAACGACGCATCAGCAAACTGCTTAAAGCATCCCGATCGCCAAACCTTGATGCTTGCCTTGAAAACGTGGTGTGCACGCCTGACCGCAACATCAACCCCGAGCAAGTCAGCAGACTCGCTCACGGACAATGGTGCCACCTGGGCCAAAACATCGTCATCCTGGGCAAATCCTCAGTTGGTAAAACCTACCTCGCCCAAGCGCTCATCACCGCAGCATGCCGCAACGACTACTCCGCACGGTTCTACCGCACCGACATGCTCGCCGCCGAACTGGCAGTCCTCCGCCCCGATAACCCCACACGGCTGAAGTTCATCCAGCAACTCCACGACGTCGATGTCCTAGTCCTGGATGACTTTCTCACCGCACCTGTTGATGCCGCGACCGCGCACCAGCTACTCAATATCCTCGCCGGGCGGGAACGCAAAGTCTCAACCGTTGTGACCTCACAGTTCACCCCACACGAGTGGTACAAGTCCATCCCCGACGCCGTGATCTCCGAGTCAATCCTCAACCGACTCGTCTCCGGCGCCGAAATCATCACACTCGAAGGACCAAACATGCGCCTGACCACCAACGCATAACAACCGGCAACGCCTGAGTGAGATACCGCTACCGGGTACCCACTCAGGCGCTACCAGATACTCACCACACCGCTACCATTTCGGTCTTCTGAACACCCCACGCGGCCGCCTCATCAAGATCGGTGATCTTCGTGAGGTTAAGCGCGAGTTGGTAGATCGCTCGTCCAGCATCCGTGCGCGGGCGGGAGGTGGTGTAGCTGCTGAGTGCGCGTAGTTGGTAGGGGTATTCCGAAACGGTGGTAGGGCTGGATTCCGGGTAGTTGGTAGGGCCCCGCGACGGCTTGGGGCTGCAGTTCGTCGCGGGGCCTGTTGATGGTGGTGTGTTACTCGGTTTCTGGTTGGGTGGCTAGGAAGTGGCGCATGTCGTATTCACCGAGTTCGACGCGTTGGCCGGTGTTGAGTCTGCTCACGAGGGAGTCAGCTGCTACTGGGTCGGGAAGTTTTTGTACCCAATATGCGGCAGTGGTTTGGGAAACGATGATCGTCGGGAGGGTGTCAGGAGTTTTGTGTGTGCTCTGATCCAGAAGGAGTTTCACTGATAATGACTACCGTGTCACCGAAGAAAGGCCATGACCCGAGCAGGGTCAACGAGATCAGCGCGAAGCTGATGGAAAACCCGGAAATCGCCGCACTGATCGGCGAGCTATCGACCTCCGTCGACGATGCCAGCGACCTGGTCAAAGGTCTATTGCAAGCCTCGATCAACGCAGGTCTGCAGGCGGAGATGGACGCCCATTTGGGGTACGGACACTCAGATCGCGCGGCGAAAGCCCAGGTAAGCCCCTCAAACGGTGGCAATCACCGTAACGGGTCGTACACCAAAACTGTGGGCACCGGCTACGGCCCGGTGGATATCACAGTGCCTCGGGATAAGGCGGGCACGTTTCACCCTGTCATGGTGCCTAAAGGGGCACGCCGGCTGACAGAGCTCGACGACATGATCGTCTCGCTCTACGCCGGCGGAATGACGGTACGCGATATCCAGCACCACCGGGCCCGACCAGTTCGAGGATCTGACGGACCGCCTTCTCCTTGACCTCGACAGAATCCTTCCTAGGCATAGTGCGCAGTCCTTCCTCAGCAGAGGCAGAACGTAAACGCAAGAAAATTAAATCTTTCTCGCAGGACGCCTTGGGCGGGTGGACTAAAGCTCTCCAACTCATTTTTTAAACGATGTACATTGCCCTACATGCCCGGGAAACGAACCGTGGGGATCTGGGTAAAACCCCCCAGTCATGCCCCATCTAGGACGTAGGTGATCGGAAAACACCTCACTCCAGGCGTTCGGGCTGGAACCTGCGCTAATTTTCGCCGGTCCTTTTGGACATCGCCCTTGCGGATGTTCCAAGGAACATCATGCTGATAAGAAAGAGGGGAACCGCCACGGTCCCTAACGCAATAATGCACGCGACAGACGCAAGCACCAATCCAATTCCGATGTTCACTTTCTTCTGTGGATTTCCG
This is a stretch of genomic DNA from Corynebacterium auris. It encodes these proteins:
- a CDS encoding Mu transposase domain-containing protein; this translates as MRLYDPAGTPGAKVSVFVASLPYSGMLFACACADQRQQSWLDAHRQAFDYFGGVCQVVVPDNASTASNAISTADRNRKVNDTYQQFLEHYNTAALPTRARRPKDKANVEAAVKIVTHKVIHALNGHQCVDLDELNEKIVGFVDAINTSVPFRSQQSSRRDLFEEHEQHLLADLPATPWQHTEWKRAKVAPDFHVTVATVRYSVPHQLVGRTVDVRITGQMLTVFDQGATVATHRVSHKRGAYVTDYEHIPSGMDSTRGLWTSDYFYREASKVGPATRKVIEELITAKAIPAQAYQSCRNVLSMGKHANKPILEEACQRLIANDGSRRAVSYTAVKNMMAAVRKEHATRPRGFDQPPRSTTTNQPARPVAADRDTTGAFLGGADQFSMDNLAKKGN
- a CDS encoding ATP-binding protein encodes the protein MSSPTPPTDRFLDESVLADFTALRMTAFGRSVIDIANDPAFDTWTFSQKVLYALDKEVAARRERRISKLLKASRSPNLDACLENVVCTPDRNINPEQVSRLAHGQWCHLGQNIVILGKSSVGKTYLAQALITAACRNDYSARFYRTDMLAAELAVLRPDNPTRLKFIQQLHDVDVLVLDDFLTAPVDAATAHQLLNILAGRERKVSTVVTSQFTPHEWYKSIPDAVISESILNRLVSGAEIITLEGPNMRLTTNA